In Treponema vincentii, a single window of DNA contains:
- a CDS encoding SemiSWEET family transporter, with the protein MSENKLKILGWIGTALSVTMYISYIPQIMDNLSGNKTVFLQPLAAAVNCTIWVLYALLKDKRDYPLAAANAPGVIFGLIAAITAL; encoded by the coding sequence ATGAGCGAAAATAAATTGAAGATTCTAGGATGGATAGGAACTGCATTATCGGTCACTATGTACATATCTTATATCCCACAGATTATGGACAACTTGAGTGGGAATAAAACCGTTTTTCTTCAGCCCTTAGCAGCAGCCGTCAATTGTACAATATGGGTTTTATACGCATTGCTGAAAGATAAACGAGATTATCCGCTTGCAGCGGCAAATGCACCGGGCGTTATTTTCGGTTT